The nucleotide sequence GCGGCAGCGAGCAGGCGCGACCGCAATATGCGCGACAAGCGCGACCGGATCTTCCGCGCCGCCGCCGAGTTGTTCGCGGAGCGAGGCTTCGCGGCGGTGACCACGCAGGAGGTCTCCGATCGGGCCGATGTGGCCGCCGGGACGCTCTTCCGCTATGCGGCCACCAAGAGCGAGCTGCTGCTCATGATCTACAACGAAGAGTTCCGCGCGGCGATTGACGAGGGCGAACGACGTGCGGCGCCTATCGCCGAGCCCGCGGCTGCGATCAACGCGCTCGTGGTCCCGACGATCGAGCGCAGCGTCCGCACGCCGGAGAATTCCATGGCGTACCAGCGGGAGCTGTTGTTCGGCCTCGCGGCAGAACCTTATCGGGCCGAGGGTGTGGAGCTCGTCTATCGACTGGAAGGCCTGATCTCGGCCCGGTTGCAAGCGCATGCGCGCGAACGTGGCCTGTCCGTCGATTCCGCCTCCGTCCGCCTGGCGGGCGAGACCGTGTTCGGCATCATCAATCTCACCATCGCGCGCCTCTCGGACGCGCCGGTCGAGCTGTCAGACATCGAGCGAAACCTTCGGGTCCAGATCAAGCAGGTCGTGGATGGCCTGCTCACAGAAAGGAATGACATGTCAAACATCAAGAACGTGACGGTGCTCGGCACAGGGGTGCTCGGGTCCCAGATCGCCTACCAGACCGCGTTCAGCGGATTCAAGGTGACCGCGTACGACATCAGCGACGAGATCCTGGCGAAGGCGAAGGAGCGCTTCGAAGGACTCGCGTCGACCTATCAGGCCGACGGTGTCGCCGGTGCCGCCGAAGGCAAGGCGGATGCGGCGCTCACGCACATCACGTATTCCTCCGAGCTCGCGGCCGCTGTCGCGGATGCCGATCTCGTCATCGAGGCGATCCCGGAAGTGCTCGCGCTGAAGCAACAGACTTATGAGCAGCTCGGCAAGGTGGCCCCCGCGAAGACCATTTTCGCGACGAACTCGTCGACGCTGCTGCCGAGCGATCTGAAGGACTTCACCGGCCGCCCCGCACGGTTCCTCGCGCTGCACTTCGCGAACCAGGTGTGGAAGTTCAACACCGCCGAGGTGATGGGCACCGCCGACACCGACCCCGCCGTGTTCGACGAGGTTGTCGCCTTCGCGGGCGAGATCGGCATGGTGGCGATCCCGATCCACAAGGAGAAGGCGGGCTATGTGCTCAATTCGCTGCTGGTCCCCTTCCTCAACGCAGGCTACGCGCTCGCCGCGGGCGGCTATGCCGACCCGAAGGATATCGACAACGTGTGGCGCATCGCCACGGGGGCACCGATGGGACCCTTCCAGATCACCGACATCATCGGCCTCACAACGCCGTACAACATCCTGTCCCAGTCCGGCGAGGGCAAACAGCTGGGGCAGTGGCTGAAGGAGAACTACATCGATAAGGGCAAGCTCGGCGTGGCCACCGGCGAGGGCTTCTACACCTACGACGCCAAATAACCATCCACCTCATCACGACACGACAAGAAGCAGGAGCACACTCATGCGTTACACCGCGGGCAATTACGAGGCATTCGCGCGTCCCCGCAAGCCGCAAGGCGTCGATGGCAAGTCGGCGTGGTTCGTGGGAGCGGGGCTCGCCTCGCTGGCCGGCGCCGCCTTCCTCATCCGCGACGGGCAGATGCCCGGCAACAAGATCACCATCCTCGAAGAGCTCAAGCTGCCCGGCGGTGCGTTGGACGGCATCAAGGAACCGAAGAAGGGCTTCGTGATCCGCGGCGGACGGGAGATGGAGGACCACTTCGAGACCCTCTGGGACCTCTTCCGTTCGATCCCCTCGCTGGAGATCGAGGGCGCGAGTGTGCTCGACGAGTTCTACTGGCTCAACCGCGACGACCCTAACTACTCGCTGCAGCGCGCGACCGTGAACCGGGGTGAAGACGCGCGCACCGACGGGCTGTTCACGCTCTCGGAGAAGGCGCAAAAGGAGATCGTCAAGGTCTTCCTCGCCACCCGCGGGGAGATGGAGAACAAGCGCATCAACGAGGTGTTTTCCGAGGAGTTCCTGAAGAGCAACTTCTGGATGTACTGGCGCACCATGTTCGCCTTCGAGGAATGGCACTCCGCGCTGGAGATGAAGCTCTATCTGCACCGCTTCATCCACCACATCGGCGGCCTGCCCGACTTCTCGGCGCTGAAGTTCACCAAATACAACCAGTACGAATCGCTCGTGCTGCCTCTCTACACGTGGCTGCTGGACCAAGGCGTGGTCTTCCACTTCTCCACCACCGTGAACGATGTCGACTTCGACATCGACGAGGAGACCGGCCGGAAGCAGGCCACGCACATCCACTGGACCTCCCGCGAAAACGGAGCCCCGGGCGACGGTGTCGATCTCTCCGAGAACGATCTGGTGTTCATGACGATCGGCTCCCTGACCGAGAACTCCGACGAGGGCGATCAGCAGACCCCCGCGAAACTCGACGACGGACCGGCGCCAGCATGGGACCTGTGGCGGAACGTGGCGGCGAAGCACCCCTCGTTCGGACGTCCTGGCGTCTTCGCCGACCACATCCCGGAGACGAAATGGGAGTCGGCGACCGTCACCACCTTGGATGCGCGCATCCCCGCCTATATCGAGAAGATCGCCAAGCGCGACCCGCTTAGCGGCAAGGTCGTCACCGGCGGCATCGTGACCGCCACCGACTCAAGCTGGCTGCTGTCGTGGACGGTGAACCGCCAGCCGCATTTCAAGCAACAGAAGCCCAACGAGGTCGTGATCTGGGTCTACGCGCTCTTCACCGACGTTCCCGGCGACTACACCGGCAAGACGATCCAGGAGTCCACGGGCGAGGAGATCGCTCGCGAATGGCTGTACCACCTCGGCGTGCCGATCGACCAGATCGACGAGCTCGCAGCGAACGCCGCGAAGACCGTGCCGGTGATGATGCCCTACGTGACGGCGTTCTTCATGCCCCGCCAAGCCGGCGACCGCCCCGACGTCGTCCCCGCAGGCTCGGTGAACTTCGCGTTCATCGGCCAGTTCTCCGAATCGGCCGAACGCGACTGCATCTTCACCACCGAGTACTCCGTCCGCACACCCATGGAGGCCGTCTACACGCTGCTCGATATCGAACGCGGCGTGCCCGAGGTGTTCAACTCCACCTACGACATCCGCAAGCTCCTGGCCGCCACCAGTCGCCTGCGCGACGGCGAGGAACTGAAGATCCCAGGAGGCTCCCTCACCCGGAAGCTGTTGATGAAGCGGATCGACGACACCGAGATCGGCGAGCTCCTCAACGAGTTCCACCTGCTCGACGAGTGACCACAAGACGCCCGCGGTCGGCATGGCGGGTTCTAACGGTGGTCGCAACACCCCGAGTTTCGGGAGGTTGCGACCACCGTGTCGTTTTCGGAGGAGAAGGATCGTCGTCGGGTTGAGTTCTTGGTGTTGCTGGAGTCGTTGGGCAGCGTGACGCTCGCGGCGCGGGAGCTGGGGCTGAATCGGAACAGTGCGTCCACCTGGGCGCGGAAGGTCGGGTTTCGGGTGAAGGCTTATCCGGCCCGCCCCCACCCGGCGCGGGAGGAGTTCGCCCGGCTTCGGGCGGAGGGGATGTCCTGTCGGGAGGCGGCGGCGCGGGTCGGGATCCATGAGCGTACTGCCCGTGACTGTGGAGTTGATGCGTAACTTGCGGTCTTCTGTGATCGGTATGTGACGTAGAGCAGCGAGGCGAAGGTGCCGGTCACATCGCTTCGCTAGAACTCTGTGGCAGCGCGTCTTATTGGAGAAGCCTGTCGTGTGGCGATGCAAAGGGGCGATGGACGACACGCAGCACACTAACGCCTCTTCCGTAGATCTGCGGAAGAGGCGTTCGTGATTCGCTTTCATGTTGACCTCCGGCCAACGTCGTGTCGGCGACGGGTCAGCTGAAGAAGGTCAGGATCCGGGCCCCCAGCCCGCGCAGGTCTTCGGGAGTGCGTTGGATGTCGAGGACCGAATCCGGGAGGAGTTCGTGGAGTTGTTCCGACGTAGCCAGGGGGTGGCTCGGGTCGTCGACCCAGGGGCGGAGGAGGACGGGCTGCTGGATGCGACTGATCGCTTCCCTGGTGGGGAAGTCAGTATCGGACGCTCCGAGCATGACGTCGGCGATGATGCTCTCGTTGATGTCGGGCGGAGTCGAACCCCAGCCACCCGATTCGAGAATCGGAAGCGGCGGGATCGAAGCAGTAGCAGCGTTAAGCGCTGCGACGCCGTGTTCGCGAAGCACAGAGGCGATCTGCTGGTAGGTCGCGGACTGGGCGGCCCGTGTCTCCCACGCGGTGGGTGGGATGACGAGGGCGAGTCGACGGAACCGGTCGGGGCGTTTGACGACGGCGTGCAGGATGGTGCCGACTCCCATGGATACTCCGAATGCGTCGACCGGCTCGTTCGGTGAGACGACGTCGAGCAGCGCGAGGAGGTCGTCGGCGAGCCGCGGCCAGGCATACTCCGCGGGGGTGGGTCGCCCGGTGGAACGGCCATGGCCGCGGGCGTCGTATCTCACGAGGCGTCGGCCGGCCGCGGTGATAGCGGACCAGTCGAAGTAACCGCTGGCATCTTCGGCCGCCCTCGAGAAACTCAACCCGTGCGCCCCGACGACTGTCGGGCCGGTACCCGGGTGGTCCTCATAGGACAGGGTCGTGCCGCCGAGGTCGAGGGATCCTTCACGCGTGTGAGACATCGGTGGTGTCCTTTCCGGGCAGGAGTACCAGCTTGCCGCGGGCGTTTCCGCCGAGGCTGATCTCCAGGGCGGTCTCCCACTGCTCGAGGGGGAACGTGGCCGCGATGGGTACCTGGAACTTTCCTTCGGCGGTGAGCTGCGCGAACTCGGGCAGCGCCTCGACTCGCTCGGGAATCGTTTCGGTGAACGAGCCGCGGGCGCCGAGTTCTGCGGCGGCTTGGAAGTCGGAGATGGTGAGGACCTTCTGCGGGTCGCCGCCGGCGATCGTGATCAGGTCGGGAAGGGCCCCGCCGACCGGCGAGGTGTCGAGGACGAGGTCGACGGGCGCGGCACTGAGTTCGGCGACACGCTCGACCATCCCGTCGCCATAAGAGGTCACGAGGGCACCGAAGTCGCGCAGGTGCTGTGCGTACGTCTCGCCGGCGGTGGCGATGACGTGCAGGCCGCGGATGAGGGCGATCTGCACGGCGGCGAACCCGATCGTGCTCCCCGCACCGTGGATCAGGATCGTCTTGCCCTCGTCTAGGCCGAGCAACTGGAGGTGAAGGTACGCAGTGTCCACCGTCATCGGCAGAGCGGCCGCATGCGCGAAGTCGAGACCCGCGGGGATCGGGAACCAGCGATTCATGACCGCCTTCTCCGATGCTCCGGCGGAGGGCGAGTTCGCCCAGTCCGCCGTTCCGAAGACGGCGTCTCCGATCTCGACGCCGGTGACGTCGTCGCCGATCGCGTCGACGATGCCTGCCACGTCGCAGCCGATGCCGCGCGGCAGGCTGCCGGCGAACAGGCCTCGGACCAGGGCCCAGTCGGCGGGCGCAAGGCCCGCGGCGTGCACTGTGACACGGATGCGCCCCGGGCCCGGTTCCGGCACCGGCGCCGTTTCATACCGGAGGACATCCTTCGGCTCGCCGTACTCGTGAAAGCGCACTGTGCGCATCTGCTCGGTCATGGGAACTCCGTTCGGTCTCGACTGGAACAGCGACATCCGCTGTTTCGTCAGTCACTGACTATACGTATAGTCAGCGACTGACGCAACCCTGATACGATTCCTTCATGCCACGAGACGGACGAGTCGTACGCAAGCGCTTGGAGGAAGCGGCGCTCGAGTTGTTTACCGAGCGCGGCTACGAGGGGACGACGACCGCTGAGATCGCCTCTCGTGCCGGGGTCACCGAACGAACCTACTTCCGGCACTTCCCCGACAAGCGTGAAGTCCTCTTCGCCAGCGAGCAGGAGTTGCGCGAGATCATCGTCGAGGCACTCGCTGCCGTGCCCACGGATCTCGAGCCACTGCCGGCGCTGAAACAGGGCTTCCATGGTGTCGTTCCGCTGATCGAGAAGAACCGCCCGCTCGCCGAACTGCGCGCCCCGATCATCCAAGCCGCTCCCGCTCTGCGTGAACGCGAACACGCCAAAGCAGCTGCGCTGGTCGACCTCGTCGCGAGCATCCTCGAGCAACGAGGCGTCACCTCCCCCACAGCACTACTCTCCGCACGGGTGGGAATGGACGCATTCAGCACTGCCATCCGCAGATGGTCCACCGGGACCGGCGTCCTCCACGAGGTACTCGATGAGACTTTCACCGAACTCCGCGTCCTCGCCAGCCACCTCAATCCCTGAACAGCCCCACCCAACCTCCATCACGTCGAGCTGCTCGCCGGCGGTATGACGACCAGCTGCGCCGACGTTGCCCTATCAGGGTTTCGTCGCAGCCCGCATGAGCGAAGTCTCGAAAACCTAAAGCTTTCCAAGACACCAACCGCAGCTCGAGGCCACCACTCCCCTGCCCCGAATTCTCGGCACCATCGAACGTCTCGGAAAGTCGTCTCACCACTCAGCGTGTCTCAAACCCGAGTTCAGGGGTTTGTGGGACAAGATGGCTCCATGAGGCTTCTTGGCTACACCAGGGTCAGCACCACCAATCAGGACCCGCAACTCCAGATTGATTCACTCCTCTCTATAGGGGTCCAGAAACGCGACATCTTTGCCGACGTCATGTCCGGCAGCAAAGCGGCCGGATCACGACCTGGGATGCAGCAACTGCTCGAGTACGCCGAACCCGGCGACACCGTCGTCGTCTGGCGAGTCGACCGGCTCGGTCGATCTCTGATCGACGTCCTCAACACCGTCAACGGACTCCGCGACGCCGGCATCAACGTGCGATCCATCTCCGACGGAATCGACCCAGCAACATCCACGGGACGGCTGATGCTGAACATGCTCGCCACCCTTGCCGAGTACGAACGCGAGCTCATCGTCGAACGCGTCAACGCCGGCATCGCAGTCGCACGCGAAGCCGGCACGAGATTCGGCCGACCCACGTCCGACCCAGGCGTGGTGGGCGAGAAGCTGGCGATCGTTGCGACCGCTCGCGCTGCAGGCAAGACCGCAGCGGAAGCCGCGCAGCTCGTCGGCTGGAGCCGAGCCACGCTCTACCGCCACCAGGCCGCCAATGCCGATCACGCGACAAGATCACCGCAGACCGTCTAGCGATCCATGCCGGTTCGTTGCGCAAGAGTTCTTCGCGAGCGCGATCCATTGCAACGCTCTCGTGCGCGTCAAATATCCCTTGCGCCGAGCAACCTTCACGAAGTGTCTCGCAACCATCTGTAGCGGTGAGGCCCCGTATCCGGTGAGGTCGGGGCAGACGACCGTGAACCCGGCCTCGACAAGACGGGGTGCGACCTTGTGCCAAGTGGCACCGGTCCGCGGATGCCCGTGCAGCAACAGCACCGGTGGCCCCTCGCCACCGTGACGCACGTGCAGTCGCGCTCTATCGACCTGAACGTCTTCGACCGTGAAGCCTTCGAACACGACCCCATCCTTCCACCGCGATGACGCAACCGCAGCGTTGGGTTGCTTGCGTCAAGCCGGTCCGGGAAAGGACGGGCGGGCGTAGCGTCAGTTGCATGGAGGAATCATGACCACACACAACGACAAGGGCCGACCTGACGCAGATGAAATTCCGGACGGATCAAGCTCTGACGGCAGCACCTCCAGCGACGGGGAAGACACCGCATCGGGCGGCGGAGCTGACGATGAGTGATCCCCGCCCCGACCACACCCCCACCCCCGATGAGGTCGACCCCGATGAGGGAACAGAACCAGACGGCACCCCGGTCGAAAACCCGTCAGGGCTTGCACACCGCCTGCCTGCACAGCTTCTGGTCGCGTCGTGACATCGACGGGCGGGAACTTCATTGACGACGTGCTGCGGAAACCAATGCAGGTCGTCGTCGACGGGGAAACGTACCGGCTGCAAGGCAGCCAGGTCGCGTACGACCTGGAGGTGGTCTCCGAGCCCGGAGATACCGTCGTCGGATATATCGCCCGGCGGACCGCGGACAGCGCCGGATTCGTTCCCGCCGCCGCCGCCAACCAGGTTCCACCGGAAGAGCACGCTGATCTCGCTGACGGCATCCGCGCGCTCGTGAACGCCTGACACCTACGCAAGGAGAGAAGTCATGCCCAAACCCCTGGTCTGGATCGCCGTGATCGCGGTGGGGATCACCGGATACATCATCGGCACCCGCGTGAAAGCGGCAGAAACCGTCGCAAAGAAAGCACACAAAAAGCTTAG is from Herbiconiux sp. A18JL235 and encodes:
- a CDS encoding oleate hydratase, which encodes MRYTAGNYEAFARPRKPQGVDGKSAWFVGAGLASLAGAAFLIRDGQMPGNKITILEELKLPGGALDGIKEPKKGFVIRGGREMEDHFETLWDLFRSIPSLEIEGASVLDEFYWLNRDDPNYSLQRATVNRGEDARTDGLFTLSEKAQKEIVKVFLATRGEMENKRINEVFSEEFLKSNFWMYWRTMFAFEEWHSALEMKLYLHRFIHHIGGLPDFSALKFTKYNQYESLVLPLYTWLLDQGVVFHFSTTVNDVDFDIDEETGRKQATHIHWTSRENGAPGDGVDLSENDLVFMTIGSLTENSDEGDQQTPAKLDDGPAPAWDLWRNVAAKHPSFGRPGVFADHIPETKWESATVTTLDARIPAYIEKIAKRDPLSGKVVTGGIVTATDSSWLLSWTVNRQPHFKQQKPNEVVIWVYALFTDVPGDYTGKTIQESTGEEIAREWLYHLGVPIDQIDELAANAAKTVPVMMPYVTAFFMPRQAGDRPDVVPAGSVNFAFIGQFSESAERDCIFTTEYSVRTPMEAVYTLLDIERGVPEVFNSTYDIRKLLAATSRLRDGEELKIPGGSLTRKLLMKRIDDTEIGELLNEFHLLDE
- a CDS encoding recombinase family protein, which codes for MRLLGYTRVSTTNQDPQLQIDSLLSIGVQKRDIFADVMSGSKAAGSRPGMQQLLEYAEPGDTVVVWRVDRLGRSLIDVLNTVNGLRDAGINVRSISDGIDPATSTGRLMLNMLATLAEYERELIVERVNAGIAVAREAGTRFGRPTSDPGVVGEKLAIVATARAAGKTAAEAAQLVGWSRATLYRHQAANADHATRSPQTV
- a CDS encoding TetR/AcrR family transcriptional regulator; its protein translation is MPRDGRVVRKRLEEAALELFTERGYEGTTTAEIASRAGVTERTYFRHFPDKREVLFASEQELREIIVEALAAVPTDLEPLPALKQGFHGVVPLIEKNRPLAELRAPIIQAAPALREREHAKAAALVDLVASILEQRGVTSPTALLSARVGMDAFSTAIRRWSTGTGVLHEVLDETFTELRVLASHLNP
- a CDS encoding NADP-dependent oxidoreductase, encoding MTEQMRTVRFHEYGEPKDVLRYETAPVPEPGPGRIRVTVHAAGLAPADWALVRGLFAGSLPRGIGCDVAGIVDAIGDDVTGVEIGDAVFGTADWANSPSAGASEKAVMNRWFPIPAGLDFAHAAALPMTVDTAYLHLQLLGLDEGKTILIHGAGSTIGFAAVQIALIRGLHVIATAGETYAQHLRDFGALVTSYGDGMVERVAELSAAPVDLVLDTSPVGGALPDLITIAGGDPQKVLTISDFQAAAELGARGSFTETIPERVEALPEFAQLTAEGKFQVPIAATFPLEQWETALEISLGGNARGKLVLLPGKDTTDVSHA
- a CDS encoding helix-turn-helix domain-containing protein, whose protein sequence is MKAYPARPHPAREEFARLRAEGMSCREAAARVGIHERTARDCGVDA
- a CDS encoding alpha/beta fold hydrolase, with the protein product MSHTREGSLDLGGTTLSYEDHPGTGPTVVGAHGLSFSRAAEDASGYFDWSAITAAGRRLVRYDARGHGRSTGRPTPAEYAWPRLADDLLALLDVVSPNEPVDAFGVSMGVGTILHAVVKRPDRFRRLALVIPPTAWETRAAQSATYQQIASVLREHGVAALNAATASIPPLPILESGGWGSTPPDINESIIADVMLGASDTDFPTREAISRIQQPVLLRPWVDDPSHPLATSEQLHELLPDSVLDIQRTPEDLRGLGARILTFFS
- a CDS encoding 3-hydroxyacyl-CoA dehydrogenase — translated: MSNIKNVTVLGTGVLGSQIAYQTAFSGFKVTAYDISDEILAKAKERFEGLASTYQADGVAGAAEGKADAALTHITYSSELAAAVADADLVIEAIPEVLALKQQTYEQLGKVAPAKTIFATNSSTLLPSDLKDFTGRPARFLALHFANQVWKFNTAEVMGTADTDPAVFDEVVAFAGEIGMVAIPIHKEKAGYVLNSLLVPFLNAGYALAAGGYADPKDIDNVWRIATGAPMGPFQITDIIGLTTPYNILSQSGEGKQLGQWLKENYIDKGKLGVATGEGFYTYDAK